One Nostoc sp. CENA543 genomic window, CTGCTTCCATGTTTGTTTAAATCCACCTAATCCAACACAGCTTTCATAATTGAGATGTATCTTAACATGGTTTAGTCAATAGTTATTAGTCAATAGTCAATAGTCAATAGTTATTAGTCATTAGTTATTAGTCTGTACCTTGTCTCCAACATTCCCCAGTCCCCAGTCCCTAGTCCCCAGTCCCCAACTCCCCATTTTCTGAGGGATTTAGCCAATGTCCAAATTCTGCCATGAAGCGATCACCTAAGATTGCTTCTCTGATTTTTTGGGTAAACCGAATTAGTTCGGTGATGTTATGAATGCTCAATAAGGTGTAGGCTAAAATTTCTTGCGATCGCACTAAATGGGAAATGTAAGCTCGACTAAAATTTTGACAAGCATAACAAGGGCAAGTTTCATCTAATGGGGCGAAATCTTCACGGAACTTGGCATTTTTTAAGTTCCAACGTTCGCCTTTAACCATTGCTGTACCGTGTCTCGCCCAACGGGTAGGAATGACACAATCAAATAAGTCTATCCCAGAAGCGATCGCAATCACCATTTCGCGATATGTCCCCACACCCATTAAATAACGCGGTTTCTCTGGTGGTAATAATGGTGCGGTGGCTTGGACAATTTGCGCCATTAATTCTGGTGGTTCTCCCACACTCACGCCGCCAATAGCATAGCCAGGTAAATCAAATTCCTTTAAAGCATGAGCAGCTTTAGCACGTAAATCTAAATACACACCACCTTGGACAATGCCAAACAATGCTTGATCTTGACGCTGATGGGCTACAATACAGCGTTCTAACCATCGGTAAGTGCGTTCTGTTGACGCTTCTACTTCTTGACGCGTTGCTGGGTAGGGTGGACATTCATCAAACGCCATGATCACATCCGCGCCTAAAACATTCTGAATCTCTATGGAACGTTCTGGCGTGAGTTTAATAATTTGCCCGTCATGGGGAGAACGGAAAGTTACACCTTCTTCCGTAATTTTTCGCATTTCGCTGAGGCTGAAAACCTGAAACCCACCGGAATCAGTCAATATCGGCCCGTTCCAGCCCATAAACTTATGCAAACCACCTCCACCCGCCACAATTGCTTCCCCTGGTTGGAGATGGAGATGATAGGTGTTAGATAGAATCATCTGCGCCCCAGTCTCTTTTAACTGGGCTGGGGTGACAGTTTTAACATTAGCTAGTGTTCCCACGGGCATAAATCTGGGAGTTTCTACAATGCCGTGCGGTGTGGAGAATACACCGACTCTAGCTTTTGTCTGGCTACAACGAGCCAAAGTTTGATAAGAAAAGATGGCACTCAAGGTAAAATCAGGCGATCGCTAATGGGAAAATTCAGACTAGACAAGAAGGCTTTATTTTCTAGATATACCAGCAAATA contains:
- the tgt gene encoding tRNA guanosine(34) transglycosylase Tgt — translated: MSAIFSYQTLARCSQTKARVGVFSTPHGIVETPRFMPVGTLANVKTVTPAQLKETGAQMILSNTYHLHLQPGEAIVAGGGGLHKFMGWNGPILTDSGGFQVFSLSEMRKITEEGVTFRSPHDGQIIKLTPERSIEIQNVLGADVIMAFDECPPYPATRQEVEASTERTYRWLERCIVAHQRQDQALFGIVQGGVYLDLRAKAAHALKEFDLPGYAIGGVSVGEPPELMAQIVQATAPLLPPEKPRYLMGVGTYREMVIAIASGIDLFDCVIPTRWARHGTAMVKGERWNLKNAKFREDFAPLDETCPCYACQNFSRAYISHLVRSQEILAYTLLSIHNITELIRFTQKIREAILGDRFMAEFGHWLNPSENGELGTGD